ACAGCCAGATGTCCGGCAGCAGCAGGCTGGCGCCACCCACCACCGACAGCGCCAGCGCCAGCCAGACCCCTTGGCCCCAGGCGTGCCCCGCCTGGCTTAGTTCGCGCGCGCCGAAATGCTGGGCAACGATAGGAATCAGCGCATGGATCACCCCCATCAGGCCCACGAACACCGTGATGTAGATCGAGGCGCCCAGTGCCATGGCCTGCAGGTCGATGGCGTCGGTATGGCCCACCATGGCGGTGTCCAGCACGGCAAAGATAATCCCTGCCCAGGAACTGACGAGAATAGGCCAGGATTGCTGCAGAATCGTGCGCCAGGGCGCAGTCGCTGCCTGGATGGATGCGAGCATGGTCAGGGTTTAGGCGGTAAAAAATCAGGAGGCGGGCTGTGTGCGTACCAGTCGGAACATTTCGTGTCGATCAGGCCCGCGTCGGCCCTCCCAGAGAATCGTGTGGTCAGGTGTCGATGGGCGGTCGGCCTCAGGGCTGTGCATGTCCAGTTGCTGCAACAATAAGGGGCACTGGGGATCGAATCTGAATTCGATCCGGTCAAAGACCAGAAATGAGGCGCGCTGGCCGCTGCCCAGACTTTGGGTGCGGATGCATTCGCCGGGTTTTTGTGCCTGTGCCAATACCTGGGCCAAGGCCCCGGAGACGTCACGGTAGCTGCGGACATAGTCCAGGGCCGGCATCCACAGCGTGGCCAGCAGCAGCCAGGTCGTCAGCAGCCCGCCGGCCGACAGTGCCGTTCCGCGCCACAGGCCGACAGGGTGGCTGCGCAGCCGCCAAACTACCAGGGCAATCCAGGCGATGGTGCCCAAGACAGCAATCAGCAATGCGGGCCAGACGATATAGGCGTCGAATCCACGGGTCTGGCGGGCGATATTGGCGGCGATCTGACCGGGCCAGCCGGTTTGTAGGGCGATCCAGCCCAGCCACACGGTGGCCGCTGTCAGGGAAAAACACATGACGGCAAACCAATCCAGTGTATTGATCACCCCACGGCGCAGGGTAGGCAATGCGAAGGCGGCCAGGACTGCGCTGGGAATCGCCAGCATGCTGTATTCGGGCTCGAAGGGGTCGCTATTGGCCAGCAGCACTGCGAAAGCGGCCAGGGCAAACCCCAAGGGAATGCGGATATGGGGGGCGTTGAACCAGCCGCGCCAACGCCACAGAGCCAGCAGCGCCAAAGGCCAGGTAGGCCACAGAAACCAGGGCAGGTCGCGCACGATACTGAGCCAGGCACGGGCGCTGGGCCAACTGAAGGCATGCGCTGACCACCGCAGCCACTGTGTCGTCCAGTAGGGGCCGAAGGTGCGGGCAGGTATCCACCACAGCAATGCCAGGCCGGCCCCGATCAACAG
The nucleotide sequence above comes from Castellaniella sp.. Encoded proteins:
- a CDS encoding glycosyltransferase — its product is MSTESLRSTPARLTATAAAKLPRLFLVTVGLVYILAGLFYRDPWKTDDVVSLATMLTALSGQDHAWLLPQVGQLAQAQDGPLVTWIGAACIWAFSPILEFFFSPLNAAIIASRLPNILWFAILTSAIWYGTYLLGRRPEAQPLALPFGGEPTERDYGRMLADAALLLIVATAGIIWRMHETSEVPAVIACQALAFYAVARMLDHPISGAVTLGVALGAAFLARGWLGSLPVLLACLFIFLRHGPLAQARQWLILSLLIGAGLALLWWIPARTFGPYWTTQWLRWSAHAFSWPSARAWLSIVRDLPWFLWPTWPLALLALWRWRGWFNAPHIRIPLGFALAAFAVLLANSDPFEPEYSMLAIPSAVLAAFALPTLRRGVINTLDWFAVMCFSLTAATVWLGWIALQTGWPGQIAANIARQTRGFDAYIVWPALLIAVLGTIAWIALVVWRLRSHPVGLWRGTALSAGGLLTTWLLLATLWMPALDYVRSYRDVSGALAQVLAQAQKPGECIRTQSLGSGQRASFLVFDRIEFRFDPQCPLLLQQLDMHSPEADRPSTPDHTILWEGRRGPDRHEMFRLVRTQPAS